The following coding sequences lie in one Globicephala melas chromosome 15, mGloMel1.2, whole genome shotgun sequence genomic window:
- the TSC22D4 gene encoding TSC22 domain family protein 4 isoform X2, whose translation MAVVLRFFRWIWRKISHSVFFWKHKAKSTIAEFTDSKKNELKEKELELKELKEKEKELKENELKEKTSKVSETFKLVESPKEAKVSKMDVSSKAADPCVLAKTTTDGAAVEVGHGPRSLLQLLRTAVKSVSTLMVSALQSGWQMCSWKSSVSSTSVTSQMKTGSPLESRGTEMLQEVYLVLWAVRKRLQRLARRQERQRRRHIRAHICPQPDPVQGLRQDSQSPL comes from the exons ATGGCCGTGGTCCTGAGGTTCTTCCGATGGATTTGGCGCAAGATTAGTCACTCG GTCTTCTTCTGGAAACACAAAGCTAAGTCAACCATCGCAGAATTCACTGACTCCAAGAAAAATGAGTTGAAGGAGAAGGAGTTGGAGTTGAAGGAgttgaaggagaaggagaaggagttGAAGGAGAATGAGTTGAAGGAGAAGACTTCCAAGGTGTCTGAGACTTTCAAGTTGGTTGAGTCCCCCAAGGAGGCTAAGGTCTCCAAGATGGATGTGTCCTCCAAGGCGGCTGACCCCTGCGTGTTGGCCAAGACCACCACGGACGGGGCTGCGGTGGAGGTGGGCCATGGGCCGAGATCGCTGTTGCAGCTGCTCCGGACTGCCGTCAAATCTGTCTCCACGCTCATGGTCTCCGCCCTGCAGTCTGGCTGGCAGATGTGCAGCTGGAAG TCATCTGTGAGTTCTACCTCAGTCACCTCCCAAATGAAGACCGGGTCCCCTTTGGAGTCGAGAGGGACTGAGATGCTGCAGGAAGTGTACCTGGTGCTGTGGGCCGTTCGGAAACGACTGCAGCGGCTGGCCCGCAGGCAGGAGAGGCAGCGACGGCGCCACATCCGGGCCCACATCTGTCCCCAACCTGACCCAGTTCAGGGCTTGAGACAGGATTCCCAGAGTCCCCTCTAG